The window tcctcatgttgataaacagcaataaatttttccaaaggtgatggaaagactggaggaaagtgtaggatctgagagctctcttatccctgcattaaggaggcaattaaacacacctgagcaattacaaacgactgtgaagccatgtgtcccaaacattatggtgccctgaaattggggggggggggggggggggtgacctatgtataaacacagctgtaatttctacatggtgaaaccaaaatgtataaaaataccctttaataaaatctgccaatgtgtactttaaccacatgtgattttatctaccagtattacaaatcttaaattgtggagtacaggggcaaataaataaatgatgggtcgttGTCCCAAACAGTACGGAGGGCATTGCATGTGTTGAGGACACATCAATTCATCAAAAGATCAAAGAATGATTACATCACAAACTTTTTGCTACTTTTGTATAAAACATTTATCCTTTGCTAGGTTCTAATACTGTTCTCTATCCAAGAAACACTTTCATAATGGATTATGCTGTGTCCAggagaaattaattaaaaataatactGAGGAATATCACAATGTAGAATATCACTTTATGTGACCATGCCAAGTTTCTCTGTTCAGTATTTTAATAATGGCTACCAATAAATAGATTAACACTTATTCTTAAATTTGAAAGGAATTTCATGATATAGTCGactttattattattaagggatATTAAGGGACTGATCAGAATGGGGTCAGCATGGACCCAATGGCATTCTTTGCTACAATGCATTATAAGTCTTTAAAAAGTAAAGTAGGATAGCAATCAGTGCAAGAATTTCATCAGTAAAGATAAAACGCTTTTCGTTAATCAACATTGCCATGAAGATTCATGTGGATGTTGCCAGTAATtgagggcatgagctatagggagaggtcaggCAGGCTAAGAATTTATTCACTAGAGCGTACAAGACTGAGGGATgacattatagaggtgtataaagtcatgagtggaatagacacCCTGAAAGCACAGAGtgttttacccaaagtaggggagtcaagaaccagaggacaacggTTTAAggtaaagatttaatcggaatttgAGGAGCAaagttttcacaccaagggtgatgggtatagtacgagctgctagaggaggtagttaaggcaggtactataacactatttaaaagacatttggaaagataaatggacaggaaagtttagagggataggaaCTAAACAggtcaagtggaactagtgtagatggggcattttggtcggcatgaaccAAAAGGTTGTTTTCCCACTCTCTAACTATGACTCTAATGCACAGATTCTGACAATGGTCAATAGGTGCAATTGGTCACCATGCCTTTCAGGAAGAGAAGTCACTCGGGATTCTTATGCCAAATCTATATCCACCATTTTCTATTTTAACATGGGTTAGGGCATACCAGCCTCGATTGTAGAAttctactctctagaatttaggagattgagaggggatcttatagaaacttacaaaattcttaaggggttggacaggctagatgcaggaagattgctcccgatgttggggaagtccaggacaaggggtcacagcttaaggataagggggaaatcctttaaaaccgagatgagaagaacttttttcacacagagagtggtgaatctctggaactccctgccacagagggtagtcgaggccagttcattggctatatttaagagggagttagatgtggcccttgtggctaaggggatcagagggtatggagagaaggcaggtacgggatactgagttggatgatcagccatgatcatattgaatggcggtgcaggctcgaagggccgaatggtctactcctgcacctaatttctatgtttctatgtttctatgtatggtcCCTGTGACTGTATATTTTCACACGTGCAAAATATAAAGGTGCTGAAGGCCACAAAACTAGTTTTCAGGGAAAGGAAGGAAGAAAATCAAGTGTTcatgaaattaaaaaaagttgtttttattcTGGTTCATTTCAATTCTAAATAAGATAAATGATAAAAATTAGAAAAAGGATTATAATTTAAATTTAGTTTTCCAAGTTTAGATTAAATGTTTAAATCCATGACATGGTACCTTTGCATTTATGAAGAATGTTTTCACCTTAATATAAATATAAAGTGCAGCAAATGAAATGTTTTATTCTCCTCACACAGCCTTTCACCAATGAGTgaccacttcatttttttttactgCTGTTCACAAAGAGGTTAGTTGGATCATGACTTCAGGAGCACACCATGCTTTGGAATGGGGTTAGAAAATCAAATGGGTAAAAAAAGGGTCTCAAAGTAGTATTTCAATGGGTGGACAACATCTAGAAAAAAAACAGCATGAATATCAAAATATTAGCCCGCGAGCAAAATAACCCACCTTGAAGAATTTGAAAAGACCACCTTCTGATAGAGCCAATTGTTCTTTCAATGAATCACAATGACAAATTGCCACATGTAGATCTAAATACTACATGAGCAAAATGTATGCTGGTTTCATAAGTGATGAATGCTACGAGAAATGATGTCCACTTAACATTCCAGCTAAAGGAATATTTCATCAACACTATCAACAAGAAATAACTCCTCAGCTGTCAGGCAATTATTATCAGTACAAAAATTGCCGGAGCCAAAATCGAGTCACAAAGAGTCAGAACAGAACTGGACAGGGGAGAATCATTCCCTTTCACTTTGAATAAACTGTGTCTGAGCTAACATTGATATACACAGAGATGAATATGCCAGAAATTAAATGACAGGAAATTGTTCCCTTTAATCCAAAATAAACTGCACAAGTACCAGTATTAACACTGGCTCGTACGCTTACCATTCATGTATTAATTATACTAATAATCTTGTACATATTGTGTATGTTAGTCCACTCCAAAGCTATACTTCAGCTGGTGGATTTTTAATGGCAGTTTCGATAGTTCAATTCATAAAAAAAAATACTGCACAGTACCATTGATAGGGATTACAAATTCCTGAACAAAGTCCAAAGCCAATCATATTCACAGTCAGCATTCTTGTAGTTTGCTGTGTTTCAGTAACAATACAAGTTATTTTTCCAACATCAACAGACACAAAACAATAAAGCTGTAAGTAACTCACAGCATCAGTTTTCCAGAATGAAACCAAAAATCAAATGTTGGTGATCTGTGTCAGATCATTTCAACTAAAAGCAGAAAGGTTATAATCAGTATCATTACATGCAAATTGTGAAAGGGATGAAGATGATAAAATGTTCTAAACTTGAAATATTAACTGATTTATTCCGTTCTCTCTGAACAGAAAAGTGCCATATGCATGTATGATGATTTCTTCACaagcatctaaatgtcatttcaaaAGTCTACACTAAAAGCATTTTGCGTTTCACTATTAAAATTCCCAAGATTTTCATGCCCCTCACATAACCATGGAGACAATGCAAAGAAAGGATTTCTGCAAAATCAGAGATTTCTGTTGTAATAAGGGTGCGGGCATTGAGCCTCTCTCCCCCTTAATTGCAACCTGCCATATTTTCCCATGACAGTAATACAGCAATCAAAGATCCTTTGACCTTCCTTCCTTCGCCATTTTCAGTTCCACATTATAACCTTATCTTTTCCACACTCCATTTGAGATCAAAGTTCATCGCACTTGTCTCCGACGTTAACATATTCTTCACCATGAACTCAAAGCTTAGGAGCTTCTTACATCCCTCCATATTTGCTTGAAATCAACATTTAATATAACATTACATTCACTTACTTTGTCTTCACTACTGCTCTTTACAGACGAGATCTTGCTTTGCACTAGTTCTTCACTTTCCATGCGAGTGTACTCTTTGCTCAAAGCTTTTGTTAGAATAATCTCACTATGACCATCCTCAATCTTAAATACTTAATTTGTTGCATGTCAGCCCACTATGTGGAGACAATTTTGCATATTTCAGTGCattatgaaataaaaataaaaacatttctttttAAGAATAATTCTTTGTTCATTTAGATACAATAACCCCTCAGTATTTAATCAAATACAATGTGCTTAATATATTTATAATACACTCAGTGGGAAGGGATAGTAAAATAATTTAACCATTATTTTGTAACATGCATATGCTTTTTGTACATGATGTTTCATTATCACTTCAATGTGCTTTTCTTGAAGACCATTGGAGACAAACCTGCAATGGCTAAAACTTTATCCTTACTTTACAGAGCTCAGAATAATTTCTCCTTTAACAACCTCTTTTGGAAGGATGAAATCTCTAAATGTATTACTTGGATTTTTCATAAGCTCAAATAGACGTTGCATAAAGATTTTACATTTTCACCAATGCACTTTGCTGAGAAGCTGGGCACGACACTGAGATGTGATTGCAATAACTATTTTTGCCCTTCAGTGACATGCATAGTAACAAAATTGTTGGTTAGAGAAGTTCAGCTCTTGGTGTTATGACACCATTCGGAAAGCTCAAAGATGACAGTTATTGGTTACCCCATGACATTCATAATTCTAAAGATCAATCATTTTATTTAAAGATTATCTATACCTGATGGCTCAACTGAACTGAATGATGATGCAAGGAAGTTCCAAAGTTTGATCGTTGATCATTGCAAAGTTAAGTGATTTCAATTAAAGCACACTAATCAGCAGATAAAGGAGAGAGTTAGGCTAATTTTCTCATGTAAAAATAGAAGGCAGTTATACTATATATTGGCGATACAAGAAATGGTTATATATACATGCAACGTGTAACAATAATTGTCTCTATACTGACAAGATACTTGCATGCCGGTATATGTTGAAATCTTCAGTAAGCAGTTTTACCTACATTTTAAAATTCTGGTTGGTAACACTGTTTTGGCCTTAAACATTCTCACTTGGTACTGTAAACCCTCtccacattaaaataaatataaacaagAAACACTGGGTGATTTATAGTGAGAAAGCAGAGAATAAATTAATATAAAAGAAAGCTGTGCTCTGATGTAACTTAAAAAGGAAGGTTTTTAAGTCCAGTGGCAATATTTTGTTGGTTCAAAGCATCTCCCTCATCTCCACTCATTAAATAATTAAACAGAAAGCTGACATTCTAGAGCACCCTACCAACCAAATCCAGAAAAAAAATTACATAATGCAGGTTCTTTGACAAAGGACTCCCACACAGGGTGTCTCTTTTATAAACCGTGGTAATTTtttagtccttccaggtgagcaaATTGCATGTGCACTTGTTCAAAAGAATAATTAAATACGATAAAATAATGGATTGAGAAGGCGACTTTCAGTTTCTGCCGTTTCTTCTTGCAATGCAAGAAAAATCTACAGAGTTTAAACTCAGTCAGTAAGTTAGATCTAAATGACCTTTGAAATTATCAGTTTACTTAACTTCCTTACAGAAAAGCTAAGCTGTACAAATCATTAAGGTTCAGGTTaaattgttagtttagtttagagatgcagcatggtaacaagtcctttggcccaacaattCCATgatgaccatcgaccacccattcacactagttctatgttatcccactttcgcattcactccctacacactaggggcaatttacggaggccaattaacctacaaacccgcacatctttgggatgtgagagggtagtggagcacccggaggaattccatgtggtcacagagagaacatgcaaactccacacagacagaaattgaggtcaggatcaaacctgagtctctattactgtgaggcagtggctctatcagCTACCACTTACTAGTAAGTGCTCCAAAGGTCTTGGGTGCTACTGGTTGGAAGGTACAAAATGAAGGAACAgggtggctgctgctgctgattgATATCCAGTAGGTCCTCTGGGAAAGTATGCACAGACATGGGGTGAGAGCAAGGTTGTACCACCACAGTTGTGCCATCTTCTATCACCCGATGTATCTGCATcagcttatatatatatatatatggtgatATACCAGATGGTATCCTTCAATGCAAACACCACCTTGTCTCACCTCTTTCCAGGTGGGGGGGAAGCAGAAGAGGAAATCAGAGTAGAAGCAAACTAAAACAGAAATTTGCTTTTTAAAATTGATGAGATTGTTACATTTTCATTATGAGTCTAAATTCGAGTATATTATGGGGAGTACCACCCATTGGCCAATGCGCCCAAAATTCATGGATAATCTTTCATCAATTTTCTGCCCCTTATCACGAGCATAGACTCGGAAAATTACAACAACAAACAGACATTTATGTCAAATAGCACCAGCGTGTACTGGATAAAAGGAGCAGTTGTCCTCTGCAGCACAGAACAGTAAAAGGGTTATTTTTTTCCCTCAACTTCCAATCTACAACACGGAAAGCGGATGCTTACTCAAGAGTAAAGGATTGAAATCCACCTTATTTTGTAGGGTGGCCATTCCTTAGGTTAGTTGCTGCAAACAAAGAGATGCTTGCACAGAAAGGATTCCAGCAAAAGGTACAtcattttaaaacaattttgCAAGCACTGGAGGAAGAAATTTGGCCATGAAAACTGTGTCAGCTAACTGGAGCTATGTACTGCAGCCCTGTTCCTCTAATTTTTCCCTGAAACAGTGACTTTTTGTTTTAAAGCAagaggcaggtactgtataatataGTCAAAGTAAGAGTAGTCTCCTGGACTAGATTAATCCCTTGAGAAGTCAGAAAAGCATTTTTCCACAATTTCTCTCCTTAAATGGGCTGGACATTTACATTTCTTGAACTCTCCATGGAGATTACATAGCTTCCCACTGGAATAGGGTAGAGATGCATTGTAATGTGCAAGATATCACATCAGTGTGGGATAAACTTAAATGGACCTGATCTTTCCCTGTTTGTCAGTTTTCACGACTTTGTATGGATCCTTTTCATTTATATTCACTGTTAAATCTTATCCAATTGCCTTTAAGTGCTGGTTTAACCTCTCCCCGAAACATACATAAATTCACAggtattggttataaagcttccAGATTTGAAGCAAAGGGAATTTAGGAATATTGTCAGGAAGACAGGTTTCAGGTTAACCTGATTATCACATCATTCAGTTTTTGCTATCGTGAGACCTGCTCGCTTGCAATCTTTCTCCCACTCTGATTCTAGGGTTCGCAACTGAAATGAATATGGACAACTTCCATCAAGTTACTGATGAGTAGAGGGCTTACCGCACAGAACTGCAGTGGGAGAAAGACCCTCATCAGGGGTCAGATGAAGACCCACCTTAGCTGGCATCAGCCAATGTCCTCTCACCCACCTGACTGAAGACCACTACTCGTAAGGTACAATGAGCTAACACAGAAGCAAACCTATCAAAATAAACCATGTGGCTTGAAATCAGATTCACACCATAGTTTTTGCAGGTTTCTGTGTCCCACTGGAACTCAGCAATGCTTGTTATTGTGCAAGGGGAGATTGTGCCTCAGTTCATTTTTTGAATGGTTCTATCATGATCGTCCTTGCATTCCACTGCTGACAGAGCAATGAGCATCTGGGCAGCATAATAAGTGGCCATGATGATGGCCCTGGAGTAAGGCACAGGGAAGCAGAACTTATTGACTGCGATGGTGAGGTCGGACACCATGAAGAGCACAGCTCCAAGGCAGGCAGATAGCTTAGTCCACGTCCAGAGGTCGTTGAAGAGTTGCATCCCAGCAATAGCACGCCAGCCCATGAATCCGATCAAAGTGATGTAAACTGCCACCAGGTAGGTGAAGGGACCAGAGAGGTACGGGTACAGCATTAAGTAAGAGACTCCGCAGATAACCGTCACCACACAACCGGGCACAGGCTTCATGGGTTTCATGCCAAAGGCTGAGGAGTAGAGGACGTGCGTGATGGCAAACATGAGCAGGCCTGGGGAGTCAGCAAGAGAAACTGGTGTAAATAAAAGGAAGACGCAAGGAACCACAgaacaaaataaaacacaaagtgctggtggacacccttttgtctccttttcatctctagcctttgtccacccatctgccaatcaaagacAGGCTTTTCGATTCCCcatccctcttccagctttctccaccccgactaccatctgtctgaagatgggccccgacctgaaacattggctttccattccctccagagttgcagcctgatccgctttgtgttttttcttaaatAAAAGGCtttccattttaaaaaaaaaatgcatataAAGAAGAATAGAAAAGTTCAAATTTCCAAAATTAGGTGTTATGACAGAAGATGTAATAAAACTGTCTAAAATTTCTCTGCTGCTAAATAACCCTCTGGGAATCAGCATGAACTAAACTGATCAGAATGATTCAATTGTGCTTTTAATGATTCTGTTCTGATTTCCAGTTTTGAGTTAGATGATTCTAGTTAAGGATACAACAGGTTTCACCACACACAAGTTAGAGAAAATTAAACACAATACTGAGCAAAGTGAACCCTGCTGGGGAAATGTGTATCTGAGGACAGTCCATGGTTGTGTTCACCTCACACACCGAATACACAAACGCTGTCCATATTCACAATAAAAGCAAAAAGCAACCTAATGAGGAATCAAGAGGTTATGAACAGGCCCAGAATCGTCCACATGAATTGTTGGCTTTGTGAGAGTGTCTGCTTTGTCAAGTTTTTGAGTTatttcatatttattttattatattcTTCTTTatattgcaatttttttttaagaaggaactgcagatgctggaaaatcgaaggtagacaaaagtgctggagaaactcagcgggtgcagcagcatctatggagcgaaggaaataggcaacgtttcgggccgagacccttcttcagacgagtttctccagcacttttgtctaccttgtaaaatatttttttttagtcaagagaattagaattacctttattgtcattcagaccttgcggtctgaacgaaatttcgtgcctgcagtcatacatacaataatacaataataaacaacaataaacacaaattaacatccaccacagtgagtcctccaagcacctcctcactgtggtggaggcaaaaatcttagggctgcagtctcttccatcctcttctccctctgcgctgaggcgataccccaccgggcgatggtacaaacagtcccgcggctcaccgaaccccgcaacgggccggctcaaacaccgcggcccggggtggtcgaagctgccgccctccagtccagcggtcgcagccgctggcccgcggctgaaccccggactcaggtcaccgccgccagaacgccgtccctgccaccggagcaccgttccagccccgagccggatcgccctcacgtgagtgccgttcctccctcgagctgggccgccccgacgggagcgccattccaccctcgggctgggccgccccgacgggagcgccattccaccctcgggctgggccgccccgacgggagcgccattccaccctcgggctgggccgctccgacgggagcgccattccaccctcgggctgggccgccccgacgggagcgccattccaccctcgggctgggccgctccgacgggagcgccattccaccctcgggctgggccgccccggcgggagcgccattccaccctcgggctgggccgccccgacgggagcgccacagcccctcacgggagagtctcagccccgcgccaggccgccctcacgggagcgtcacagcccctcacgggagcgccgttccagccccgagccggaccgccctcacgggagcgagcccagggcaagtgaatctgtggaattcattgccacagacggctgtggaggtcaagtcaatggatatttttaaggcggagattgacaattcttgattaataagggtgtcaggggttatgcggacAAAGCAGAAGAaagaggttgagagagaaagatagatcttgatgggccgaatggcctaattctgctcccataacttatgaaaatatttattttgattCATATTTTAATCCAGCAGACTCAGGACATGGGTAGTGCCAAACTAGATGTTAGATATTATTTTTCTTACTACTTGAATGCATTTTTACTTCACTATTTTTTAAGATGTTACTTTGTGGAATAATAAATTTTCCAATGAAACCGATAAATTTAAAGAGAGTGCAGGAAACATAATCCTGCTAAGTTTATGTGGGAAGCAGAACTAGTTGATCTTAAATGGAGTGTGGAATGACATAACattgtctgaagaggggtcttgacccgaaacttcgcctattccttcgctccattgatgctgcctcacccgctgattttctccagcttttttgtctaacatcatcaatcaacctttaataacatactataacaacatttaaaacacacgtGGATTGggacagataggaaaggttttgagggaagtGGAGCaaatactagtgtagatggagcatcttggtcagcaagggaAAGTTGGACCaaaaggcccatttccatgctcctATGACACCTAGGATTTCGTGATCATTAGGATTTTCCCATGATCAGGAATTTGAATGTCACCGAAGCTTCACTTCCAACTCTCAGCCTCAAACTGGGATCTTACCCAAAGTATCAAATGAAATGCCATTAACATTCAATAATAGATCAGAGATTTACTGTGTTGGTAAATTAAGGATTCggagaaattatttttaaaaagttcTTTGTTGGAAAATGCAAAGGGGTTGATCAGCCTGTGGTCAGAATGCCAGAACAAGGGCTGTGGTGAGTTAGAATCataagaatcatacagcatggaaacaggcaaatcatcccaacttgcccacaccaaccaacatgtcccatctacaccaataCCCTaatctggacaagagactgtacgtcaacccgatctattcctctcacagttttgtatacttcaataagatcacccctcatagtCCTGCGCTCCAGGAAATAGAGCCCTAGCTTGCTCAACCGCTCCatttagctcaggcccttaactcctggctacatcctcataactcttctctgcaccctttccagcttgataacatcattcctataacatggtgcccaaaactgaacacacagGGTACGTAGGTACATGGGCCCGGATGAGATGACAGGGAGCACAGTAACGGGGGTCAGACATTGGGAACTTACTCCATCTTTGCACACTCACTAAGACATCACACCATCTCaagaatcaggaaccagaggagggatcaagaaccagaggacacaggtttaaggtgatgggggaaaggaacctgaggggtgactttttttaaaaaaaacacgaagtggggtgggtatttggaacgagctgccagaggaggtagttgagacaggtactatcgcaacatttatgaaacatttggacaggtacttggataggataggtttacagggatatggggcaaacacaagcaggttggactagtgtagatgggtcatgttggtggtTGAGGGcaattgggctgaaaggcctgtttgcatgctacaTGACTGAATCAATATCTGCCGACCAGGATCGCACGCAGTTGTATTAACATTGGAATTGGTGTGGAAGTACTGTGGCGCTTCCATTAATACAGCTGAATACATTTAATCTTTTCAGGCATGTAGCCAGTGCTTAAAGCATGATTCAGGAAACACTCACCGTGAATAAAGTAGCCTTGCTCCTGCCAGATGAGAAATGCATCCCCCAAAGCAGAAAATATCAGGCCTGCCAAGATCTTTCTCGCACTGGGCTGTGTTCCGAGGAAGTTGATTCCATGAGCCAGCAAGAACATCCAGAGACAGAAGATAGGGAGACACTTGATCAGTGCACTGAACCACGATGGACTAGAGGTTGGCAGCCAGAGGACAAAATATACACAGGTTGCCTTAAAGAAAGGCACCAGTTTAGGTCCCTCACTTTTCACCTACACGTGGGCAAACAAAAAGAGAAATACAATGTTACTATACTGACATTTCTGTACATTTACCATAAAATAGAAACAAGAGCAGGCAGATGCTGCTTTGCCAAGTAGAGacgcaaattactggagtaactcagcggatcaggcagcatccctggagaacatggataggagtttcagatgggacccttcttcagactgacgggtcAATCAGTCAAcaagaaacatcatctattcatgttctccagggatgtggtctgacctgctgggttacaccagcattttgtgtctttcctaccATATAAAAcaggggtttttttttaatttaattgatttATGCTTTTCTGGCAATCTTCCTTGACCTTCTCAATTTTATCAATATTACTTTGGCCATTAGATACTAATGAATttcatttattcttaaactgcaagGTAGAGGCAGTTTAATAAACACACTCTCATGTCCCTTCAGTGTCATTCTGCTGAAATCGACATCACATTGAGTAGAAAATGTTCCTCAGGTTCAGATGACCGTGGAACTCCgtcactctcccccccacccccccacattgacctgaaatgtttgcCGTTTCTTCCTCCACATGAGCTGCC is drawn from Amblyraja radiata isolate CabotCenter1 chromosome 20, sAmbRad1.1.pri, whole genome shotgun sequence and contains these coding sequences:
- the tmem86a gene encoding lysoplasmalogenase-like protein TMEM86A — its product is MVSPVTVVKSEGPKLVPFFKATCVYFVLWLPTSSPSWFSALIKCLPIFCLWMFLLAHGINFLGTQPSARKILAGLIFSALGDAFLIWQEQGYFIHGLLMFAITHVLYSSAFGMKPMKPVPGCVVTVICGVSYLMLYPYLSGPFTYLVAVYITLIGFMGWRAIAGMQLFNDLWTWTKLSACLGAVLFMVSDLTIAVNKFCFPVPYSRAIIMATYYAAQMLIALSAVECKDDHDRTIQKMN